One window from the genome of Cyclobacterium amurskyense encodes:
- a CDS encoding helix-turn-helix domain-containing protein: MIYTGKQNEYFEIQSIDSSNCKHLLESQPEVLKLIWFTSDNNKLLIDGIPYTFNTNELLSLSQLNKLEYEKINSINLLRFNRQFYCILDHDSEVSCKGVLYYGAATPPIIKAADKELEILETAWKMAVLEFEMKDDLQLEMLQMMLKRILILCTRIFKRQKFHESPTPKQNDLFREFNYLVETHFREKHTVAEYSELLFKAPKTISNTFKKLCEKTPLQVIQERIVLEARRLLFYTEKDVSEIGYELGFQDIQSFSRFFKKQEGLSPTDFREQNHTV; encoded by the coding sequence ATGATATATACAGGCAAGCAAAACGAATATTTTGAAATTCAATCCATTGACTCTTCCAACTGTAAACACCTGTTAGAAAGTCAACCGGAAGTTTTGAAATTGATCTGGTTTACCTCAGATAATAACAAACTGCTGATAGATGGGATTCCTTATACTTTCAATACAAATGAGTTGCTAAGCTTGTCCCAGCTCAATAAGCTGGAATATGAGAAAATCAATTCAATCAACCTACTAAGGTTCAATCGGCAGTTTTATTGCATTTTGGATCACGACAGTGAGGTAAGTTGTAAGGGAGTGTTGTATTATGGAGCGGCTACTCCTCCCATTATAAAGGCAGCCGACAAGGAACTGGAAATATTGGAAACCGCCTGGAAAATGGCAGTTCTGGAATTTGAAATGAAGGATGATCTTCAACTGGAGATGCTTCAGATGATGCTCAAAAGGATACTTATTCTATGTACCCGTATTTTCAAGAGGCAAAAATTTCATGAAAGCCCTACGCCCAAACAAAATGATTTGTTTAGGGAATTTAACTATTTGGTAGAAACGCATTTCAGAGAAAAACATACTGTGGCCGAATATTCAGAATTGCTATTTAAAGCGCCTAAAACCATCTCCAATACCTTCAAAAAGTTATGTGAAAAAACACCATTACAGGTAATTCAAGAAAGGATTGTGCTTGAAGCCCGAAGGTTGTTGTTTTACACGGAAAAGGATGTTTCTGAGATTGGCTATGAATTGGGTTTTCAGGACATACAATCCTTTAGTAGGTTCTTCAAAAAACAAGAGGGACTGTCCCCCACAGATTTCAGAGAACAAAACCATACTGTTTAG
- a CDS encoding S9 family peptidase has protein sequence MKRYYKIQAFLVYVLLFTTSGLAQDNKKLTLEAVIKDQVFAPKTVQGINWMKDGKYYSSLKTVAGFPQVVRINVATGEESEVLIDGREMGLNFSNYTFNPDESMALLTSEVEPIYRRSTKATYHLLDLKTGTLKKLENGDKISYATLSPDNQKVAYVKENNLYYLDLKTNNKVQVTRDGAKNAIINGAADWVYEEEFSMSKAFFWSNDGNKLAYIRFDEREVPVFNMQKWGALYPEDEHFKYPKAGEKNAIVSIQIYNLEKGQTQSVDTGSDTDIYLPRMYWAADNNTLAVIRLNRLQNQMDILFADSQTGETKNILSETSDTYVDMDYNDNFLFLPDGEGFIGTSEKDGFKHVYQYDLEGKLIRQITKGEWEVTELVAVDSKAGKVYYVSTEQSPLERHFYSINLNGKKKKLLTPQEGTHAINMSPDQQYYIDAYSTVSLPLQTVLYDKNGKEIKVLENNQALQEKMQEYAFLPKEFFDFQTLDGTSLNGYMIKPAAFDPSKTYPVLMYVYGGPGSQNVMNNWGSTRDWWHQHLATEGYIVVGIDNRGTGGRGRDFKHSTYNQLGKLETEDQIAGAKYLAELPYVDASRIGIWGWSYGGYMSSLALMIGNETFKTAMAVAPVTTWRYYDTIYTERFLQTPQLNPAGYDDFSPINHVNKLYGNFLLVHGTGDDNVHFQNSVALVDALIAADKQFDSFYYPNRNHGIHGGNTTWHLYKMLTNYVKEKL, from the coding sequence ATGAAACGATACTATAAAATACAGGCCTTTTTGGTCTATGTCTTACTCTTTACAACTAGTGGATTGGCACAGGATAATAAAAAATTAACACTTGAGGCGGTAATAAAAGACCAGGTTTTTGCACCCAAAACCGTTCAAGGCATCAACTGGATGAAGGATGGGAAATACTACAGCAGTTTAAAAACTGTAGCAGGTTTTCCGCAGGTAGTAAGGATAAATGTGGCCACCGGGGAGGAAAGTGAAGTGCTGATAGATGGTAGGGAAATGGGCCTCAATTTTAGCAATTACACATTCAATCCGGATGAGAGCATGGCTTTACTTACATCTGAAGTAGAACCCATCTATAGGCGATCGACCAAAGCAACCTATCATTTGCTTGACTTGAAAACAGGCACTCTAAAAAAATTGGAAAACGGGGATAAAATTTCCTATGCCACCCTTTCTCCAGACAATCAGAAAGTCGCCTATGTAAAGGAGAACAACCTCTACTACCTGGATCTAAAAACCAATAATAAGGTTCAGGTGACCAGGGATGGAGCCAAGAATGCAATTATCAATGGTGCTGCGGATTGGGTTTATGAAGAGGAATTCTCTATGTCCAAGGCCTTTTTCTGGTCCAATGATGGCAATAAACTGGCCTATATACGCTTTGATGAAAGAGAAGTGCCTGTCTTTAACATGCAAAAATGGGGAGCTTTGTATCCGGAAGATGAGCATTTTAAGTATCCCAAAGCCGGAGAGAAAAATGCAATCGTTAGTATTCAAATCTATAACCTTGAAAAGGGGCAGACGCAATCTGTGGATACAGGTTCGGATACAGACATTTATCTGCCCAGAATGTATTGGGCAGCCGACAACAATACCCTTGCTGTTATTCGATTAAACAGGTTGCAAAATCAGATGGACATCTTGTTTGCAGACAGCCAGACAGGAGAAACAAAAAACATTCTATCCGAAACATCGGACACCTATGTGGACATGGATTACAATGACAATTTTCTCTTTCTTCCTGATGGAGAAGGGTTTATTGGTACCTCTGAAAAAGATGGTTTCAAACATGTCTATCAATATGACCTGGAAGGAAAGCTAATCCGTCAAATTACCAAAGGGGAATGGGAAGTGACTGAATTGGTGGCTGTGGATAGTAAAGCTGGAAAAGTATACTACGTTTCTACTGAACAGTCTCCATTGGAAAGACATTTTTATTCCATCAATTTAAATGGAAAAAAGAAAAAGCTACTTACACCTCAAGAAGGTACCCATGCCATAAATATGAGTCCTGATCAGCAGTATTATATTGACGCTTACAGCACCGTTTCTTTACCCTTACAAACGGTCTTGTATGATAAAAATGGGAAAGAGATAAAGGTTCTCGAAAACAATCAGGCCCTTCAGGAAAAAATGCAGGAATATGCTTTTCTTCCAAAGGAGTTTTTTGACTTCCAAACCTTAGATGGTACCAGCTTGAATGGCTATATGATAAAGCCTGCAGCTTTCGATCCGTCAAAAACCTATCCTGTGCTTATGTACGTGTATGGTGGCCCGGGATCTCAGAATGTTATGAACAACTGGGGAAGTACCCGAGATTGGTGGCACCAGCACCTGGCGACTGAGGGGTATATCGTGGTGGGTATAGACAATAGAGGTACCGGTGGAAGAGGAAGAGACTTCAAGCACAGCACTTACAATCAGTTGGGAAAACTGGAAACAGAAGACCAAATAGCAGGAGCAAAATACCTCGCGGAACTGCCTTATGTAGATGCAAGCCGGATTGGTATATGGGGTTGGTCTTATGGAGGCTATATGTCTTCGCTGGCACTGATGATCGGTAATGAAACTTTCAAAACAGCAATGGCAGTAGCACCGGTGACTACCTGGAGGTACTATGATACCATTTATACCGAGCGCTTTTTACAGACCCCTCAGCTAAACCCCGCCGGATACGATGACTTCAGCCCCATCAATCATGTAAACAAGCTATATGGTAATTTCCTGTTGGTACATGGAACGGGCGATGACAATGTGCACTTTCAAAATAGTGTTGCTTTGGTGGATGCGCTTATCGCTGCAGACAAGCAGTTTGATAGTTTTTACTATCCCAATAGAAATCACGGGATACACGGTGGAAATACCACCTGGCATTTGTATAAAATGCTGACCAATTATGTGAAGGAAAAATTGTAA
- a CDS encoding serine hydrolase domain-containing protein, with translation MLKLKILVLIVLIGCGCEEKPVAINFQQGYHGKITEGQSKLIHTEAKGFFNQTQLSIALIKNGKPEFYGVKIENDTLFSVENQDSVFEIGSISKIFTATLLADLSLDGKLNLNDPAGKYLPWKLKNTPEFTLQQLSNHSSGLPRLPDNLILSEVDMSNPYKDYGEEKLGFYLTEQLELQQEPGLKFDYSNLGVGLLGYILTRIDSSSYEEMIQNRIAIPFQMESTTVNREKVLLQLVKGLDVEGKETPNWDLNVLQGAGAILSNTQDLTKFALAQFNPANQTLALTQKKTFSVTAYEKAIGLGWMIENKKDGKWLWHGGGTGGYSSSITLDLDRKNAVIILSNVSGFSEDVVNISNLGSRLMEIIED, from the coding sequence ATGTTGAAATTAAAAATACTTGTTCTAATAGTACTGATTGGTTGTGGCTGCGAGGAAAAACCAGTAGCTATTAACTTTCAGCAGGGTTATCATGGGAAAATTACTGAAGGCCAATCAAAATTAATCCATACGGAAGCAAAAGGTTTTTTTAACCAAACCCAATTATCCATAGCCTTAATCAAGAATGGAAAGCCGGAATTTTATGGCGTGAAAATAGAAAATGACACCCTATTTTCAGTGGAGAACCAAGATAGTGTCTTCGAAATTGGGTCTATCTCAAAAATTTTTACCGCCACATTACTGGCAGACTTGAGTCTCGATGGCAAGTTAAACCTCAATGACCCTGCCGGTAAATATTTGCCATGGAAACTGAAAAACACCCCTGAATTCACCTTGCAACAACTTTCCAACCACAGCTCAGGTTTGCCTAGGCTTCCTGATAATCTGATCCTTTCAGAAGTGGATATGAGCAATCCCTACAAAGATTATGGTGAAGAAAAATTAGGCTTTTATCTCACAGAACAGCTAGAACTACAACAGGAGCCAGGACTAAAATTTGACTATTCAAATCTTGGGGTGGGGCTATTGGGCTACATCCTCACCAGGATAGATTCCTCAAGCTATGAAGAAATGATACAAAATAGGATTGCCATTCCATTTCAAATGGAATCCACGACCGTCAATAGAGAAAAGGTATTGCTTCAACTTGTCAAAGGTTTGGATGTGGAAGGTAAAGAAACGCCCAATTGGGATTTAAACGTATTGCAAGGTGCTGGGGCCATCCTATCAAATACCCAAGACCTGACCAAGTTTGCACTGGCCCAATTCAACCCGGCCAATCAGACATTGGCGCTTACACAAAAGAAAACTTTTTCCGTCACCGCCTATGAAAAGGCCATAGGATTAGGCTGGATGATTGAAAATAAAAAAGACGGTAAATGGTTGTGGCATGGTGGTGGAACCGGTGGCTATTCTTCTTCTATTACCTTGGATTTGGATAGGAAAAATGCCGTTATCATTTTATCCAATGTCTCAGGTTTTTCAGAGGATGTGGTAAACATTTCAAATCTAGGTTCTCGGTTAATGGAAATCATCGAAGATTGA
- a CDS encoding type III pantothenate kinase, with protein sequence MFLSIDAGNSNIVFGFYQQADDSWEEELRIPTKKGMKVYDLEKKLALFFLEKNWTADKIDQIGLSTVVPDLLPVLTRLCLGFFRKAPYVINENSYGLLPVKAMNPTEIGTDLMANITAAYLRYNSACIIVDFGTALTFSVVDQSGMVTGVNIFPGIKTAINSLFTNTAKLPKVELKMPESALGKDTVHAIQAGIFYGYSGLVRGMIEAIEQETNCNYQVILTGGMSSLMNNLGERFKTVDGNLTLKGIYQITSFNLDK encoded by the coding sequence ATGTTTTTATCCATCGATGCAGGCAATTCTAATATTGTGTTTGGTTTCTATCAGCAAGCAGATGATTCCTGGGAAGAAGAGCTTCGTATTCCCACAAAGAAAGGGATGAAAGTATATGACCTGGAAAAAAAATTGGCCCTCTTTTTTCTAGAGAAAAATTGGACTGCAGATAAAATAGATCAAATCGGATTGAGTACTGTTGTTCCAGACTTGTTGCCAGTATTGACACGCTTGTGTTTGGGTTTCTTTCGCAAAGCGCCTTATGTGATCAATGAAAACAGTTATGGTTTGCTTCCTGTTAAGGCAATGAACCCGACAGAAATCGGAACGGATTTAATGGCCAATATTACTGCTGCTTATTTGCGATACAACTCCGCCTGTATCATTGTAGATTTTGGAACGGCTCTTACTTTTAGTGTGGTAGATCAAAGTGGTATGGTAACAGGAGTCAATATATTTCCTGGTATCAAAACGGCAATCAATTCGCTGTTTACCAATACGGCTAAACTGCCTAAAGTGGAATTAAAAATGCCTGAATCAGCCTTGGGTAAAGATACCGTTCATGCCATTCAGGCAGGTATTTTTTATGGTTATTCCGGATTGGTGAGAGGGATGATTGAAGCTATAGAGCAGGAAACCAATTGTAACTATCAAGTGATTTTGACTGGAGGAATGTCTTCTTTAATGAATAATTTGGGAGAGCGGTTTAAAACCGTTGATGGCAATTTGACATTAAAAGGTATTTATCAAATCACAAGTTTTAATTTGGATAAATAA
- a CDS encoding GNAT family N-acetyltransferase has translation MYTVRKGKKEDLPAILDLIKELALYEKAPDEVTNTLEMMEKDGFGPEPVFGFFVVEKGEEKTIVGTAIYYYRYSTWKGKRLYLEDYIITEKERGKGAGKLLFERVLAKSLEDGCTGMMWQVLDWNEPAINFYKKYGASMEEEWINCNLQSEEIRALI, from the coding sequence ATGTATACTGTAAGAAAAGGAAAAAAAGAAGACTTGCCAGCTATTCTTGATTTGATCAAAGAACTGGCCCTTTATGAGAAAGCACCTGATGAAGTGACCAATACACTTGAAATGATGGAAAAAGACGGGTTTGGCCCGGAACCTGTGTTTGGCTTTTTCGTTGTCGAGAAGGGGGAAGAGAAAACCATAGTAGGTACTGCCATTTATTATTACCGCTACAGCACTTGGAAAGGCAAACGTTTGTATTTGGAAGATTACATTATAACCGAAAAAGAGCGTGGCAAAGGTGCTGGAAAATTACTCTTCGAAAGGGTACTGGCAAAATCATTAGAAGACGGTTGTACCGGAATGATGTGGCAAGTTCTGGATTGGAATGAGCCGGCTATAAATTTTTACAAAAAATATGGTGCAAGTATGGAAGAGGAGTGGATCAACTGCAACCTTCAGTCTGAAGAAATTCGGGCGCTTATATAA
- a CDS encoding vWA domain-containing protein encodes MKGFRFSKFVPEKDEDKNTFEQLLDVFLQLVTMTGGDAAEALSWLTDLDKRYNMTKPGYGIGDFIEDLKSKGYLDEKQGNGGFKITGKAEQTIRKSALEEIFGKLKRGKGGQHKTNHTGPGEERGNDRRPFAFGDNLDQIALTDSLRNAQINHGFSGDFLLTEDDLEVVESEASTQTSTVLMIDISHSMILYGEDRITPAKKVAMALAELVKTRYPKDTLDVIVFGNDAWQIEIKDLPYLQVGPYHTNTVAGLELAMDLLRRRKNPNKQIFMITDGKPTCLKVGIKYYKNSFGIDSKILKETLKLAAQCRKMKIPVTTFMIASDPYLKEFVKEFTTVNNGNAYYSNLQGLGHLIFEDYRRNRTKRF; translated from the coding sequence ATGAAAGGTTTTAGATTCAGCAAATTTGTTCCTGAAAAGGACGAAGATAAAAATACTTTTGAGCAACTTTTGGATGTCTTCCTTCAGTTGGTCACCATGACAGGTGGAGATGCAGCTGAGGCACTTAGCTGGCTTACCGATTTGGACAAGCGATACAATATGACCAAGCCAGGCTATGGCATTGGAGACTTTATTGAGGACCTTAAGAGCAAAGGCTACCTGGATGAAAAACAAGGAAATGGAGGTTTTAAAATCACCGGTAAAGCGGAACAAACCATTCGTAAAAGTGCACTGGAAGAAATATTTGGCAAACTTAAGCGAGGAAAAGGTGGACAACACAAGACCAATCATACCGGGCCCGGCGAAGAAAGGGGCAACGATCGCAGACCTTTTGCTTTTGGAGATAACCTTGACCAAATAGCCCTCACCGATTCTTTGAGGAATGCCCAGATCAACCATGGTTTTTCTGGTGACTTTCTGCTAACCGAAGATGACTTGGAAGTGGTGGAAAGCGAAGCCAGTACACAGACCTCCACCGTCTTAATGATCGACATTTCTCACAGCATGATTCTATACGGTGAAGACCGGATCACTCCTGCCAAAAAAGTGGCAATGGCTTTGGCTGAATTGGTCAAAACCAGGTACCCAAAGGATACGCTGGATGTAATTGTATTTGGAAATGATGCCTGGCAAATTGAAATAAAAGATCTCCCTTACCTACAAGTAGGCCCTTACCATACCAACACCGTGGCAGGTTTGGAATTGGCCATGGACCTGCTTCGAAGAAGAAAAAATCCTAACAAGCAAATATTTATGATCACTGATGGTAAACCTACCTGCTTGAAGGTAGGCATCAAATACTATAAAAACAGCTTTGGTATAGACAGCAAAATCCTAAAGGAAACGTTAAAACTCGCTGCGCAATGCAGAAAAATGAAGATCCCTGTAACCACCTTTATGATTGCCTCCGACCCCTACCTAAAGGAGTTTGTAAAGGAATTCACCACAGTGAATAACGGCAATGCCTATTATAGCAATCTGCAGGGACTTGGACATTTAATTTTTGAAGATTACAGAAGAAATAGAACGAAACGTTTTTAA
- a CDS encoding YgaP family membrane protein: MTKNMGSADRIVRTLIAIVAIYLYFSGTVTGVVGVILIVISAIFLLTSLISFCPLYRIFGLKTCKTKQA, encoded by the coding sequence ATGACAAAAAACATGGGATCAGCCGACAGAATAGTAAGAACATTAATTGCTATAGTTGCAATCTATCTCTATTTCTCAGGGACCGTGACGGGAGTAGTTGGAGTAATATTAATCGTTATTTCTGCCATATTTTTATTAACTAGCCTGATAAGTTTCTGTCCACTTTACAGAATTTTTGGCTTGAAAACCTGCAAAACAAAGCAAGCTTAA